One Acropora palmata chromosome 2, jaAcrPala1.3, whole genome shotgun sequence genomic window, AGTCCCCGAGATtaaatgaatattttgacggattgaattgaatgaatttaTACCGATTAAATTAAATGGATATAAAGggattaaattaaataaacatagaaatacaccttttgctgttcatttagagaaaatacgcaatcatttgcactaaaagtcagacaataacgcgaaaatacgttcatttgcgccaatcagcattcaattgcgcgaaatgcaccctcaagactttcattaacgtcttgcggcattcgaattcctcaaagcaactttcattttcgcgtattgtaaattcaataacatcaaaagaatattcttctgcgtgatcgggcattcattttagtgaacaatatattcaataaaatttttagccatggctaaacagtcaatagcaccaatgaacaaccaatacaattttgtcgataatcactaacgcggttatacaaacaatagagtgttctttacattcttttcgcaaaaatattttttcaaataaaaacgttacataattagtatgaatttttaaacaaatgaaggGAACTTTGTAGATAAATGCAAAGTACGTTATTAGCCTTCAATTTCCTCCCCCTTAAGACAGCGTGGCAAATAGGTTTGCATGAACCTAATCCACTGGTAAGCCTTAGCAGCAGTTATAACACCTATGCAGCGCTGAAGAGAATCGAGAAGCAATCGGGTTCACATCTCCCCTAACGGGATACCTAGGCTTTTGATCTCCGCTCTGTCGTCCATTCAAGCCTGTATTTCGGGCCTCGATACCTCTCCTTTTATCGTTGTCTTCTTTATactcttttcgcaaaaatcttttttcaaataaaaacgctACATAATCAGtatgaatttgtaaacaaatggaaTTAAGGTATTTTTTAGCATGTGTGCGACAAGGTTCGTCATTTTTGCCGCCACAAACCCGTATATAAACAGAAAGTCGGCTTAAAACGATTTCTCGAATTATCTGTGCTGTACGGTTCATCTGTGCCTCTTTTTCTACTATACTGTATACTTGCATAAAATGCGACGAAGAAATAAGATTCCTATAGAACACAGAGAGCGAATAGTCCGTGCTTTTGAAGATAAGGCAGAGGTTACTTGTTAGTGGCAGTTACGTTAAGAGTTAATCGTTCCACGGCGAGAGGAATCGTCGCTCGATAATTTAGAGAAAGGCGTAGAAAGCCCACGCGGCGGCCGAAACAACGTGCTAGTTGACGATGAAGTGAGGCAGTGCCTGCAGGATATCATCAATGAGAAGTGTGTTCCCACACAAAGTCAGATAAATGGAGAGTTGAAGAGAAGACTTCCCGCCAAACGTCTGATTTATGACCGGACCGTTGCTCGAAATTTGGAAAGAATGCTGTTTCGCGTTAAACTGGTTCGGCCCGTCCTAGCAGACAGAACAGACATGATGTTTTGCAAAGAAggcaagaaaatggaaactaGTTCATCAATCATGCCATTCTGCGCCACTATGTTTTTATCGATGAGTGCGGTTACAACATCTGGACTGCCAGAAATCACGGGAGGGAGAGGCAGGGTATGGGTGCATATAGACAAGTGTGCGACCAGCGAGGATGGGACGTGACTGTGGTCCTAGCAGTATCGCCCGTTAACGGCCTGATGTTTCACTCCGCCTATATCGGCGGAATGAATGCACCTCGCTTAAACGACTTCGCGGCCTAGACGAGGCAAAATCTATACCGCCCGACGGGAAGGTTATCTTCATTTACGACGATGCGCCAGCACATCGAGATCCCGCCATCCCCGTGGCCAATACCGAGCTGGAGATGCTCCCGGCCTACAGCCCATTCCTGAACATAGTACAGCAGGCAGTCAGCTCACTGAAGACAACGATAAAAGGAGACGTATCGAGGCCCGAAATACAGGCTCGAATGGACGACAGAGCGGAGGTCAGAGGCCTAGGTATCCCGTTAGGGGAGATGTGAACCCGGTTGCTTCTCGATTCTCTTCAGCGCTGCATAGGTGTTATAACTGCTGCTAAGGCTTACCAGTGGATTAGGTTCATGCAAACCTATCTGCCACGCTGTCTTAAGGGGGAGGAAATTAAAGGCTAATAACGTACTTTGCATTTATCTACAAAGttcctttcatttgttttaaaattcataCTAATTATgtaacgtttttatttgaaaaaatatttttgcgaaaagaatgtaaagaacactttattgtttgtataaccgcgttagtgattatcgacaaaattgtattggttgttcattgatgctattgactgtttagccatggttaaaaattttattgaatatattgttcactaaaatgaatgcccgatcacgcagaagaatattcttttaatgttattgaatttacaatacgcgcaaatgaaagttgctttgaggaattcgaatgccgcaagacgttaacgaaagtcttgaaacttaattgaatgtttacaattatgcagatatccttgtagaggatgcatttcgcgcaattgaatgccgattggcgcaaatgaacgtattttcgcgttattgtctgacttttagtgcaaatgattgcgtattttctctaaatgaacagcaaaaggtgtattaaattaaatggatttaaaaaaatagattatataaatataaatattaaattgaaaaaataaaataaaaaattacataaatataaataatgaatTGAATATTTATCAAATTATTGAATATTGCTACAATCGGCTTGCCAAGTTAACCAAACAAGAGGCTGTTTCGATGgttctttattaaatatacactttcaatttctttgacaCACACAGTCCACTAGTCTTCTTCGCAGCCATTTTTTGGAATGACACtccacaaaaaattaatgtcatgTTGCGCTGTTCTAAAGGCGGCTAAATACGATACGCAACTTAGCTGATGTCATGTTTCAAGTTCTTCGATCACCTTGCGCAATCAACTCGTTGTCGGTTAGGGTTAGGGAATATTAACAGAAAGACGGTCAACTTTGAGCAACAAATTTTGGCTTTGCTGCTCGTTCATTTAACTCACAACTTGTCACGCATAAAATATGCTCACAGTTCGCAACAAGTTCAGGGTTTGTGCATCTCGTCAAGCAGTATCCAAGATCACCGCATGAAACCCTCCATATTGCGACAAATGCAATCTTGATTCCCGATGGCAAAAACAACAGAAGCTGCCATTGGCTACAATGTACGTGTAGCCAATAACAACTTGCGTTACAATTTGCGACTACCAtgacggaaaaaaaaaagaaattcgtcCCAATTTATAACGCGGATTGCTTCGCATCCGCGTAATACCGTATTAAATGCAGAATTGCAATTTGCAAGAAGCGAAGTAGTGGAAAATTACCGAGATAGTGCAGAAATAAGAACAATTGTTACTAATACAAAAGAAAGCACCAAAAATGAAGTCCCAATGCAAACAGCTATAAGTGCATACTTCTTTACGTCTGCTGAAGCAATTCTTGCTGAATTGACGTCACCACGAGCCAGGTGGCTGTGAACCTGCAAGTGATTTGCGTGAATTATGATTAGTATGGATATTTTTACTGGCCAAAAATTAATGGATGCATGATTTAAAACATGAAACCATATTTATTGGCTACAAATCAATGAGCGATTTAAAACAGGAAACCATTATAGACAGAGAAATCCTTTGTAAAAATGACTGACAACAACTTAAATCTGAAATATGGGTACATTAACAATAAGAAATCTAGTTTCACACGCAATGACATGGAATGACACTCAATCATCATTTCTCTTTGGTTAAGGGCCCAAATTGCACCTCGCTATTACAGTAATGGACTTGTGCAAATTCATGTTCTAAATTATATTTAATAGTAGAATTCTACTAGTATACAAATGCAAATGCTgtaatttgattggctgagccATTGAACAGTATCTGCCATTAGTGTGCTGTGGCTGGAGGTCGTCTAGGAAATAACAaggtttttttcgttttttcaaacttttggAGGAAAATTTGGATGCAAATGGCTACCGGTAATTAAATTTCTGAGAAGTCTAAACGAAGGGCATTTATGGCTTCTTGACTTTcacaaaagttgaaattattgaaaaagctGATGCACGAGTGCACACAACTTTAACTTTAAATGGCAATTCAATCCGAGCAATCTTTTTCAGGTGTAAAGATTAATAATACCTCAAGATATAATTCGAAACCGTTATTTGAAGTGAATTTTAGTAAGAATTCTACTGATATAAATAGATTATTTGTTCTCCATTTCTAATTAGATTATTCGTTTTCGATTTGTATTGGATATAATTCGGCCTTCGCTTCAGCCTCATCAACTGGATTGAACCTCATAGAAATCTCGCGCTCATAATCATATTGATGACTAGAAAATATTATTACATAATTGCATGCCTAATATGTACTTATAACTGATATCTCACCTGAGTTGATTTAAGTACAGCTATTATACCAACTGGCCAGAAACAGCAAAGACATGCAAACCATGCCAGGATTTTATGGTCCTCTGGGATTGTGGTGTCCTGAGAGGACAGGGGCATCATCATGTTGCCAGGTTGCTGCAAGTGTAGAATCAGTGCAATATTATTAGCTGTAACACATGCACAGAGAAATACTTGAGGGGCATGAGCCTTAGAGATTTCTCAACCCTGAAACACACTAATGTCTTAGCCTTTCCTTTAGGTGgaaatatagaaaaaaaaatgcaaacagaGTTCTTTGGGTTAAAACATATATTAAGCAAAAAACTTACTCCAGTAACCACAAGGCCTCCTGGGGCACCTTGATAAAATAGCTGCTGGGGGTAATTTAATGGAGTTTGGTAGCCACGTGTATCTCCTCCAGATGCTGGTATAGCTTGGCCAGTAGTATGTATGGGGTAACTAGGCCGCTCTGTGTAAGAAGGTGGAAGTTCTGAAGCGTGCTGAGATGCCACACCACCTGCACTTGTGTATTTGGGTGGAGAGGAAGAAGAATCTTTAACAGTGGCTACATCATCTTCTGCTGTACAATTATACCAAATATGTCAcaatgatatatatatatatatatataataataataataaggttgccaacactgttaaatagtgctcaatacacataagtgtagagctaaatCATTGAATTCAAGAACATTGAATTCAGACATATACGAGACGACTTTCAAGATCAACTACAAGAAGACataaagaaaatcaacaaCTCGACGAAAGCATTTATCCCCGCCGACAAGACTGCAAACTACTACCAGATCGACAAAGCTACGCACAACAAGCTACTCGCTGATAACATAACAACGACGTACAAGAAAGCGAACGATAATACtatcattaacattaacaaAGAAGCCAAAAACATTGCTGCTAATCTCAACATCGACGACCGTACAGAATGTATGGCAAAGCGGCAAGCATTCATAACCCTTAAAGACCATAAAGACAACTTCCAGAACAAGCCCACATGCAGACTCATTAATCCAGCAAAAAGCGAAATCGGACGAATCAGCAAACAAATCCTCGACAACATCAACACCACTATCAGACAAAAAACTGGACTTaaccaatggaaaaattcATCGTCTGTAATTAATTGGTTCTCCAACATACAGCACAAAGATCAACACACCTTCGCCGTATTTGATATCGAAAACTTCTACCCCTCAATCACCGAAAAGCTCCTTACCGACTCTATAATCTTTGCCAAACAGTACATTGACATCACAGATCGCGACATCGACATCATCATGCATTCAAGGAAATCACTTCTGTTCGACAGTAACTCCGCATGgatcaagaaaaacaacagctcATTCGACGTCACCATGGGCAGCTA contains:
- the LOC141874817 gene encoding proline-rich transmembrane protein 1-like isoform X1; amino-acid sequence: MMASPKAEDDVATVKDSSSSPPKYTSAGGVASQHASELPPSYTERPSYPIHTTGQAIPASGGDTRGYQTPLNYPQQLFYQGAPGGLVVTGQPGNMMMPLSSQDTTIPEDHKILAWFACLCCFWPVGIIAVLKSTQVHSHLARGDVNSARIASADVKKYALIAVCIGTSFLVLSFVLVTIVLISALSR
- the LOC141874817 gene encoding proline-rich transmembrane protein 1-like isoform X2, with product MMASPKEDDVATVKDSSSSPPKYTSAGGVASQHASELPPSYTERPSYPIHTTGQAIPASGGDTRGYQTPLNYPQQLFYQGAPGGLVVTGQPGNMMMPLSSQDTTIPEDHKILAWFACLCCFWPVGIIAVLKSTQVHSHLARGDVNSARIASADVKKYALIAVCIGTSFLVLSFVLVTIVLISALSR